Proteins found in one Pseudomonas mosselii genomic segment:
- a CDS encoding DOPA decarboxylase, whose amino-acid sequence MTPEQFRQYGHQLIDLIADYRQTVGERPVMAQVQPGYLKAALPEGAPQKGEPFEAILADVDKLVMPGLSHWQHPDFYGYFPSNGTLSSVLGDFLSTGLGVLGLSWQSSPALSELEETTLDWLRQLLGLSGQWSGVIQDTASTSTLVALISARERATDHAQVHGGLQAQAKPLIVYVSAHAHSSVDKAALLAGFGRDNIRLIPTDARYAMRPEALREAIEQDLAAGNQPCAVVATTGTTTTTALDPLRPIGEIAQANQLWLHVDSAMAGSAMILPECRWMWDGIELADSVVVNAHKWLGVAFDCSIYYVRDPQHLIRVMSTNPSYLQSAVDGEVKNLRDWGIPLGRRFRALKLWFMLRSEGVESLQQRLRRDLENARWLAAQIESAPQWEVLAPVQLQTLCIRHRPAGLEGEALDAHTRGWAERLNASGDAYVTPATLDGRWMVRVSVGALPTEREHVQQLWARLQAVVAE is encoded by the coding sequence ATGACTCCCGAACAATTCCGCCAGTACGGCCACCAACTGATCGACCTGATCGCCGACTACCGCCAGACCGTCGGCGAGCGCCCGGTCATGGCCCAGGTCCAGCCGGGCTACCTCAAGGCCGCCTTGCCCGAGGGCGCGCCGCAGAAGGGCGAGCCGTTTGAAGCCATCCTCGCCGACGTCGACAAGCTGGTGATGCCCGGCCTGTCCCACTGGCAGCACCCGGACTTCTACGGTTACTTCCCCTCCAACGGCACCCTGTCGTCGGTGCTCGGCGACTTCCTCAGCACCGGCCTGGGCGTGCTCGGCCTGTCGTGGCAGTCCAGCCCGGCCCTGAGCGAGCTGGAGGAAACCACCCTCGACTGGCTGCGTCAGCTGCTGGGTCTGAGCGGGCAATGGAGCGGGGTGATTCAGGACACCGCCTCGACCAGCACCCTGGTGGCGCTGATCAGTGCCCGCGAGCGCGCCACCGACCACGCCCAGGTGCATGGCGGCCTGCAGGCCCAGGCCAAACCGTTGATCGTCTACGTCAGCGCCCATGCCCACAGCTCGGTGGACAAGGCCGCGCTGTTGGCCGGCTTTGGCCGCGACAACATCCGCCTGATCCCCACCGACGCCCGCTACGCCATGCGTCCTGAAGCGCTGCGCGAGGCCATCGAGCAGGACCTGGCCGCCGGCAACCAGCCCTGTGCCGTGGTCGCCACCACCGGCACCACCACCACCACCGCGCTGGACCCGCTGCGCCCGATCGGCGAGATCGCCCAGGCCAACCAGCTGTGGCTGCACGTGGACTCGGCCATGGCCGGTTCGGCGATGATCCTCCCGGAGTGCCGCTGGATGTGGGACGGCATCGAGCTAGCCGATTCGGTGGTGGTCAACGCCCACAAGTGGCTGGGCGTGGCCTTCGACTGCTCGATCTACTACGTGCGCGATCCGCAGCACCTGATCCGGGTGATGAGCACCAACCCCAGCTACCTGCAGTCGGCGGTCGATGGCGAGGTGAAGAACCTGCGCGACTGGGGCATCCCGCTGGGGCGTCGGTTCCGGGCACTGAAACTGTGGTTCATGCTGCGCAGCGAAGGGGTCGAGTCCCTGCAGCAACGCCTGCGCCGCGACCTGGAAAACGCCCGCTGGCTGGCCGCCCAAATCGAGTCGGCACCGCAGTGGGAAGTGCTGGCGCCGGTGCAATTGCAGACCCTGTGCATCCGCCATCGCCCGGCGGGCCTCGAGGGCGAGGCGCTGGATGCCCACACCCGCGGCTGGGCCGAGCGCCTCAACGCCTCGGGTGACGCCTACGTGACCCCGGCGACCCTGGACGGGCGCTGGATGGTGCGGGTGTCGGTGGGGGCGTTGCCGACCGAGCGTGAACATGTGCAGCAGTTGTGGGCGCGTTTGCAGGCGGTGGTGGCGGAGTAA
- a CDS encoding LysR family transcriptional regulator: MHPTFASLSLAHLRTLDCLLQLKNLSHAAERLGCSQSALSRQLASLREAFDDPLLVRQGRGYVLSEHAEALVEPLRQVLEELNALRQPAAFDPARCERRFCLAASDYVAEHMLPQLVKVLEQEAPGVSLEYRTWQAGQYALLASGEIDLATTLFDESPPNLHGRLLGEDRAVCLMRHDHPLSARAELSQDDYLAFKHVRVSGGGDKDSFIDRHLRAQGLQRRISLEVPFFSAMVQVLGNGQALATVPEHIARQLARLHGLSWRPMGFIDHTQRYWVVWHQRLQASAEHRWLRNRVFEVWRQSQFGVQGGHAPSL, encoded by the coding sequence ATGCACCCCACCTTCGCCTCCCTCAGCCTCGCCCACCTGCGCACCCTCGACTGCCTCCTGCAGCTGAAGAACCTCAGCCACGCCGCCGAGCGCCTGGGCTGCAGCCAATCGGCGCTGAGCCGCCAGCTGGCCAGCCTGCGCGAGGCCTTCGACGACCCGCTGCTGGTGCGCCAGGGCCGTGGCTACGTGCTCAGCGAACACGCTGAGGCGCTGGTCGAACCGCTGCGCCAGGTACTGGAGGAGCTCAACGCCTTGCGCCAGCCCGCGGCGTTCGACCCGGCGCGCTGCGAGCGGCGCTTCTGCCTGGCGGCCTCCGACTACGTGGCCGAGCACATGCTGCCGCAGCTGGTCAAGGTACTGGAGCAGGAGGCGCCGGGGGTGTCGCTGGAGTACCGCACCTGGCAGGCCGGGCAGTATGCCTTGCTTGCCAGTGGCGAGATCGACCTGGCCACCACGCTGTTCGACGAGTCACCGCCCAACCTGCACGGTCGGTTGCTGGGCGAGGACCGGGCGGTATGCCTGATGCGTCACGACCATCCACTGAGCGCCCGCGCCGAGTTGAGCCAGGACGACTACCTGGCCTTCAAGCACGTAAGGGTGTCCGGGGGCGGCGACAAGGACAGCTTCATCGACCGTCATCTGCGCGCCCAGGGGCTGCAGCGGCGCATCAGCCTGGAGGTGCCGTTCTTCAGCGCGATGGTCCAGGTGCTCGGCAATGGCCAGGCCCTGGCCACGGTGCCCGAGCACATTGCCCGGCAGCTGGCGCGGCTGCATGGCCTGAGTTGGCGGCCGATGGGCTTCATCGACCACACCCAGCGCTATTGGGTGGTCTGGCACCAGCGCCTGCAGGCCTCGGCCGAGCACCGCTGGTTGCGCAACCGGGTTTTCGAGGTGTGGCGTCAGTCGCAGTTCGGCGTGCAGGGCGGGCATGCGCCTTCGCTATAG
- a CDS encoding YebC/PmpR family DNA-binding transcriptional regulator produces MGAQWKAKHRETAANAKGKIMGKLAKEIQIAAKSGADPDMNPRLRLAIVQAKKASMTRETLERAIKKGAGLDGEAVQYHAVSYEGFAPHQVPLIVECLTDNINRTVAQIRVLFRKGQLGASGSVAWDFNHVGLIEATPEGDADPEMAAIEAGAQDFEDGEEEGSTLFITDTTDLDAVQKALPEHGFTVTSAKIGYTPKNPVSAAGLSAEALAEVEAFLEAIDENEDVQNVYVGLTD; encoded by the coding sequence ATGGGCGCACAGTGGAAAGCCAAACATAGAGAAACAGCGGCCAATGCCAAAGGCAAGATCATGGGCAAGCTGGCCAAGGAGATCCAGATCGCTGCCAAGTCCGGTGCCGACCCGGACATGAACCCGCGCCTGCGCCTGGCCATCGTCCAGGCCAAAAAAGCCTCGATGACCCGTGAGACCCTGGAGCGCGCGATCAAGAAAGGCGCGGGCCTGGACGGCGAGGCCGTGCAGTACCATGCCGTCAGCTATGAAGGTTTCGCCCCGCACCAGGTGCCGCTGATCGTCGAGTGCCTGACCGACAACATCAACCGCACCGTGGCCCAGATCCGCGTGCTGTTCCGCAAGGGCCAGCTCGGCGCCAGCGGCTCGGTGGCCTGGGACTTCAACCATGTTGGCCTGATCGAGGCCACCCCGGAAGGTGACGCCGATCCGGAAATGGCGGCCATCGAAGCCGGTGCCCAGGACTTCGAGGACGGCGAGGAAGAGGGCTCGACCCTGTTCATCACCGACACCACCGACCTGGACGCCGTGCAGAAGGCCCTGCCGGAGCATGGCTTCACCGTCACCTCGGCGAAGATCGGCTACACCCCGAAGAACCCGGTGAGCGCCGCCGGCCTGAGCGCCGAAGCGCTGGCCGAGGTCGAGGCCTTCCTCGAGGCGATCGACGAGAACGAAGACGTGCAGAACGTCTATGTCGGCCTGACCGACTGA
- a CDS encoding FAD-dependent oxidoreductase, whose translation MRPFWLQQALDQEDEALCPPLAGDVRCDVCIVGGGYTGLWTALMIKEQAPQLEVLLLEADICGAGASGRNGGCALSWSAKYFTLERLFGVAEAVRLVRESERSIGAIGEFCAANGIRCDYRMDGTLYTATNQAQLGGTDAVIAALEQQGINSFQRLALEQVQRLAGSERHLEGWYSPAAATVQPGRLVRGLRRVALQRGVRIHEGTAMTGLEHGAPVQVRTRAGTVRADRVVLGLNAWMARAFPQFERSVAIVSSDMVITEPCPELLGRIGLDSGVSVLDSRIFVHYYHNTSDGRLMLGKGGNTFAYGGRMLPVFDQPSPYQPLLRESLAEFFPALAEVPLAASWNGPSDRSVTGLPFFGRLDGQGNVFYGFGYSGSGVGPCHMGGQILSSLALGLDNAWTRSPLVKGPLGQFPPEPVRYLGSLLVRNAIRRKERAEDRGVRPRRLDVRLAKFAAAAGKADKG comes from the coding sequence ATGAGACCCTTCTGGCTGCAACAGGCCCTGGACCAGGAAGACGAAGCGCTGTGCCCGCCGCTCGCCGGTGACGTGCGCTGCGACGTGTGCATCGTCGGCGGCGGCTACACCGGCCTGTGGACCGCACTGATGATCAAGGAACAGGCGCCGCAGCTGGAGGTGCTGCTGCTCGAGGCGGATATCTGCGGCGCCGGGGCCAGTGGGCGCAATGGTGGTTGCGCGCTGTCCTGGTCGGCCAAGTACTTCACCCTCGAGCGGTTGTTCGGGGTGGCCGAGGCGGTGCGCCTGGTGCGCGAGTCCGAGCGCAGCATCGGCGCCATCGGCGAGTTCTGCGCGGCCAACGGCATCCGTTGCGACTACCGCATGGACGGCACCCTCTACACCGCCACCAACCAGGCCCAGCTCGGCGGCACCGATGCGGTGATCGCCGCGCTGGAACAGCAGGGCATCAACTCGTTCCAGCGCCTGGCGCTGGAACAGGTGCAGCGCCTGGCCGGTTCCGAACGGCACCTGGAGGGCTGGTATTCGCCGGCCGCGGCCACGGTGCAGCCGGGGCGGCTGGTGCGCGGCCTGCGCCGGGTGGCCTTGCAACGTGGCGTGCGCATCCACGAGGGCACGGCGATGACCGGCCTGGAGCATGGCGCGCCGGTGCAGGTGCGCACCCGCGCCGGCACCGTCCGCGCCGACCGCGTGGTGCTGGGCCTCAATGCCTGGATGGCGCGGGCCTTCCCGCAGTTCGAGCGCAGCGTGGCCATCGTCTCCAGCGACATGGTGATCACCGAGCCGTGCCCTGAGCTGCTGGGTCGGATCGGCCTGGACAGCGGCGTCAGCGTGCTCGACTCGCGGATCTTCGTGCACTACTACCACAACACTTCCGATGGCCGGCTGATGCTTGGCAAGGGCGGCAACACCTTTGCTTATGGCGGGCGCATGCTGCCGGTGTTCGACCAGCCGTCGCCGTACCAGCCGCTGCTGCGCGAAAGCCTGGCCGAGTTCTTCCCGGCGCTGGCCGAGGTGCCGCTGGCGGCGAGCTGGAACGGGCCATCGGACCGTTCGGTGACCGGGCTGCCGTTCTTCGGTCGGCTCGATGGGCAGGGCAACGTGTTCTACGGCTTCGGCTACTCCGGCAGCGGGGTTGGGCCGTGTCACATGGGCGGGCAGATCCTGTCGTCGTTGGCACTGGGGCTGGACAACGCCTGGACCCGTTCGCCGCTGGTCAAGGGGCCGTTGGGGCAGTTTCCGCCGGAGCCGGTGCGCTACCTGGGGTCGTTGTTGGTGCGCAACGCCATCCGCCGCAAGGAACGCGCCGAGGACCGCGGCGTGCGCCCGCGCCGGCTGGACGTGCGCCTGGCGAAGTTCGCGGCGGCGGCGGGGAAGGCGGACAAGGGCTGA
- a CDS encoding MFS transporter, whose protein sequence is MNQSLGAIKRWRVQIFAITWLAYAAFYFTRKAFSVAKLGIGEDPNFMLDKAAMANLDAIYLAAYAVGQFTWGMLADRFGPRVVVLGGLLISAAAAVVMGSYATFPIFATCMLIQGLAQSTGWAGLCKNIGSFFPASQRGRVLGLWSSCYAFGGLVASPFAGWWAYTLVGTWHAAFFSSAVVVAAVAVLFFIFQRNKPEDVGLPAVEPEPQSMAPGANLCSVWSPLREILRNRTVLTLGLAYFMLKPARYAILLWGPVIVFEQMPSVGKVGAAIIPTAFELAGLLGPILIGLASDKLFGARRMPACVISLVLLTLTLAGFMAAMHSGSVLLVVALLFVMGLTLYGPDSMISGAAAIDFGTAKAGATAAGFVNGCGSVGAVLGGLLPGYFDSVTVFIVFAGTALFSALVLLPHWNSRPATALQANDVAPNTSMAIKPLRT, encoded by the coding sequence ATGAATCAATCCCTGGGCGCCATCAAGCGTTGGCGCGTGCAGATCTTCGCGATCACCTGGCTGGCCTACGCCGCCTTCTACTTCACCCGCAAGGCCTTCTCGGTGGCCAAGCTCGGCATCGGCGAGGATCCGAATTTCATGCTCGACAAGGCCGCCATGGCCAACCTCGACGCGATCTACCTGGCCGCCTACGCCGTGGGCCAGTTCACCTGGGGGATGCTCGCCGACCGATTCGGCCCCCGCGTAGTGGTGCTCGGCGGGCTGCTGATCTCCGCGGCGGCCGCAGTGGTGATGGGCAGCTACGCGACCTTCCCGATCTTCGCCACCTGCATGCTGATCCAGGGGCTGGCGCAGTCCACCGGCTGGGCGGGACTGTGCAAGAACATCGGCAGTTTCTTCCCGGCCTCCCAGCGCGGCCGGGTGCTGGGGCTGTGGAGTTCGTGCTACGCCTTTGGCGGCCTGGTGGCCTCGCCGTTCGCCGGCTGGTGGGCTTACACCCTGGTCGGCACCTGGCACGCGGCGTTCTTCTCCAGCGCCGTGGTGGTGGCCGCGGTGGCGGTATTGTTCTTCATTTTCCAGCGCAACAAGCCCGAGGATGTCGGCCTGCCGGCGGTGGAGCCCGAGCCGCAGAGCATGGCGCCGGGGGCGAACCTTTGCAGCGTGTGGTCGCCGCTGCGCGAGATCCTGCGCAACCGCACGGTGCTGACCCTGGGCCTGGCCTACTTCATGCTCAAACCGGCCCGCTACGCCATCCTGCTGTGGGGCCCGGTGATCGTCTTCGAGCAGATGCCGTCGGTGGGCAAGGTCGGCGCGGCGATCATCCCCACCGCCTTCGAGCTGGCCGGGCTGCTCGGCCCGATCCTCATCGGCCTGGCCTCGGACAAGCTGTTCGGTGCCCGGCGCATGCCGGCCTGCGTGATCAGCCTGGTACTGCTGACCCTGACCCTCGCCGGCTTCATGGCGGCGATGCACAGCGGCAGCGTGCTGCTGGTGGTGGCCCTGCTGTTCGTCATGGGCCTGACCCTGTACGGCCCGGATTCGATGATCAGCGGCGCCGCGGCCATCGACTTTGGCACGGCCAAGGCCGGCGCCACCGCGGCCGGCTTCGTCAACGGCTGCGGCTCGGTGGGCGCGGTGCTCGGCGGCCTGCTGCCCGGTTACTTCGACAGCGTCACGGTGTTCATCGTCTTCGCCGGCACCGCGCTGTTCTCCGCCCTGGTGCTGCTGCCGCACTGGAACAGCCGCCCGGCGACTGCCCTGCAGGCCAATGACGTGGCACCCAATACCAGCATGGCGATCAAGCCACTGCGTACCTAA
- a CDS encoding LysR substrate-binding domain-containing protein, which yields MSVSHAQLKAFHAVAEQGSFTRAAQKLFLTQPAVSDQVRKLEERFGVLLFQRNKRSVQLTDLGERLLGVTQRLFACEAEAVELLQDSRALHTGSLTLAVDAPVHVLPQIARFCQRYPGIQVKIETGNTDESLARLFSYQADLALLGRDVDDERLFCVPMRRDPMVAFVSHNHPWASRGQISLADLDDTPLVLREPGSVTRQTLEEEMQRAGLRIRPAIQVEGREAAREAVVVGIGVGVVSAAEFGADARVCALPIVDCRRHLTETLVCLSEQRMRRVVGTFLEMVLEGV from the coding sequence ATGTCGGTCTCCCATGCTCAACTCAAGGCCTTTCATGCGGTCGCCGAACAGGGCAGCTTTACCCGTGCGGCGCAGAAGCTGTTTCTGACCCAGCCGGCGGTGTCCGACCAGGTGCGCAAGCTCGAGGAGCGCTTCGGCGTGCTGCTGTTCCAGCGCAACAAGCGTTCTGTACAACTGACCGACCTGGGCGAGCGCCTGCTGGGCGTGACCCAACGCCTGTTCGCCTGCGAGGCCGAGGCCGTGGAGCTGCTGCAGGACTCCCGCGCCCTGCACACCGGCAGCCTGACCCTGGCGGTGGACGCGCCGGTGCACGTGCTGCCGCAGATCGCCCGGTTCTGTCAGCGCTATCCGGGGATCCAGGTGAAGATCGAGACCGGCAATACCGACGAGTCGCTGGCCCGGCTGTTCAGTTACCAGGCGGACCTGGCCCTGCTCGGGCGCGATGTCGATGATGAGCGGTTGTTCTGCGTGCCGATGCGGCGTGACCCGATGGTGGCGTTTGTCTCGCACAACCACCCGTGGGCCAGCCGGGGGCAGATCAGCCTGGCGGATCTGGACGACACGCCGCTGGTGCTGCGTGAGCCGGGGTCGGTGACGCGGCAGACGCTGGAGGAGGAGATGCAGCGGGCCGGGTTGCGGATTCGACCGGCGATCCAGGTCGAGGGGCGCGAGGCGGCGCGGGAGGCGGTGGTGGTGGGGATTGGCGTTGGGGTTGTTTCGGCGGCGGAGTTTGGGGCTGATGCGAGGGTTTGTGCTTTGCCGATTGTGGATTGTCGGCGGCATTTGACTGAGACGCTGGTTTGTTTGAGTGAGCAGAGGATGCGGCGGGTGGTGGGTACGTTTTTGGAGATGGTTTTGGAGGGGGTTTAG
- a CDS encoding IS110 family RNA-guided transposase, translated as MSSVTLIGIDIGKHTFHLHAQDKFGKEVMRKKCSRQQMMRFLANHPPCTVVMEACAGSHCLAREIKAMDHEAKLISPQFVKPFVKSNKNDFVDAQAICEAASRPSMRFVTPKSPEQQTLSVSHRMRESLIRDRTKTVNQMHGFLLEFGVSLPTGLAVVKRLASVLEEHDLPIRLVALLQRLHDHFVYLSEQIKVLDKELESQLADDDLGSRLLSMPCVGPITASLLAVEMGDARQYGSSRDFAASVGLVPRQYSTGGRPALLGISKRGDKNLRHLLVLCARVYMLRLKYQKGPLADWVRSLLARRHSNVVACALANKLARIAWAIATRHTQYKTEPDAINA; from the coding sequence ATGAGCAGCGTGACCCTGATCGGCATCGACATTGGTAAACATACCTTCCACCTGCACGCCCAGGACAAGTTCGGCAAAGAGGTAATGCGCAAGAAGTGCTCAAGGCAGCAGATGATGCGGTTTCTGGCCAATCATCCCCCTTGCACGGTAGTGATGGAGGCCTGTGCCGGTTCACACTGCCTGGCGCGAGAAATCAAAGCGATGGATCATGAGGCCAAGCTGATCTCGCCGCAGTTCGTTAAACCTTTCGTCAAGAGCAACAAGAATGACTTCGTCGATGCGCAAGCCATCTGCGAAGCCGCTTCCCGACCCTCCATGCGCTTTGTGACGCCAAAATCGCCTGAGCAGCAAACGCTCTCTGTTTCTCATCGGATGCGTGAATCATTGATCCGCGACCGAACCAAGACGGTGAACCAGATGCATGGGTTCCTGCTCGAATTCGGTGTCAGCCTGCCGACCGGATTGGCAGTGGTCAAACGCCTTGCTTCGGTGCTTGAAGAGCACGACCTGCCAATACGGCTCGTCGCATTACTGCAGCGCCTGCATGATCATTTCGTCTACTTGAGCGAGCAGATCAAGGTGTTGGACAAAGAGCTGGAGAGCCAACTGGCTGACGATGATCTAGGCAGTCGTTTGCTGAGCATGCCGTGTGTTGGGCCGATCACCGCCAGCCTGCTGGCTGTAGAAATGGGAGATGCTCGGCAGTACGGCAGTAGCCGGGACTTTGCGGCCTCTGTAGGTCTGGTGCCCCGCCAGTACAGCACTGGTGGTAGGCCAGCTTTGCTGGGGATCAGCAAGCGTGGCGACAAGAACCTTCGGCATTTGCTGGTGCTGTGCGCACGGGTCTACATGCTTCGCCTGAAGTATCAGAAAGGCCCATTGGCCGATTGGGTGCGTTCATTGCTCGCGCGACGTCACTCCAATGTGGTGGCCTGCGCGTTGGCCAACAAACTGGCACGCATTGCGTGGGCCATTGCCACTCGGCACACGCAATATAAAACGGAGCCAGACGCGATAAACGCCTGA
- a CDS encoding DUF2784 domain-containing protein gives MFYRLAADTLVLFHLSFILLVLFGGLLVLWRRRALLIHLPALAWGLAVEGLHLECPLTDWENHLRKTAGDAGYHGGFVEHYIWPVIYPAGLTPQIQLWLGTIVLLLNLGIYACVLWRLARRHHE, from the coding sequence ATGTTCTACCGCCTGGCCGCCGACACCCTGGTCCTGTTCCACCTCTCGTTCATCCTGCTGGTCCTGTTCGGCGGCCTGCTGGTGCTCTGGCGCCGCCGCGCCCTGCTGATCCACCTCCCCGCCCTCGCCTGGGGCCTGGCCGTGGAAGGCCTACACCTGGAGTGCCCCCTGACCGACTGGGAAAACCACCTGCGCAAAACCGCCGGCGACGCCGGCTACCACGGCGGCTTCGTCGAACACTACATCTGGCCAGTGATCTACCCCGCCGGCTTGACCCCGCAAATCCAGCTGTGGCTGGGCACCATCGTACTGCTGCTCAACCTCGGCATCTACGCCTGCGTGCTCTGGCGCCTAGCGCGTCGCCACCACGAATAA
- the tam gene encoding trans-aconitate 2-methyltransferase, with amino-acid sequence MAWSATQYSLFEDERTRAVRDLLAAVPARPARHATDLGCGPGNSTEVLLQRCPDAQVLALDSDPDMIDKARQRPRLSIPRVRCEIGEIASWTAHEPQDLILANASLQWVPDHASLYPHLVRQLGEGASLAVQTPDNLDEPAHRQLREIASQGPWAGKFADFCLPPRHNAGFYYDLLSPLCARVDVWRTTYHHPLVGGAEAVVEWFKGSALRPYLARLDEQEQASFLQLYLQAMQRDYPPASDGRVLLPFPRLFVVATR; translated from the coding sequence ATGGCCTGGTCCGCCACCCAGTATTCGTTGTTCGAGGATGAACGCACCCGCGCCGTGCGTGATCTGCTGGCCGCCGTGCCGGCGCGTCCGGCGCGGCATGCCACGGACCTTGGCTGCGGCCCGGGCAACTCCACCGAGGTGTTGCTGCAGCGCTGCCCCGATGCCCAGGTCCTGGCCCTGGACAGCGATCCGGACATGATCGACAAGGCCCGGCAGCGGCCACGGCTGAGCATTCCACGGGTGCGTTGCGAGATTGGCGAGATCGCCAGCTGGACTGCCCACGAGCCCCAGGACCTGATCCTGGCCAACGCGTCTTTGCAGTGGGTGCCGGACCACGCCAGCCTCTACCCGCACCTGGTGCGGCAACTGGGCGAGGGCGCCAGCCTGGCCGTGCAGACCCCCGACAACCTCGACGAGCCGGCTCACCGCCAGTTGCGCGAGATCGCCAGCCAGGGGCCCTGGGCTGGCAAGTTCGCCGATTTCTGCCTGCCGCCGCGGCACAACGCCGGGTTCTACTACGACCTGCTCAGCCCGCTGTGCGCGCGGGTGGATGTCTGGCGCACCACCTATCACCACCCGCTGGTCGGCGGCGCCGAGGCGGTGGTGGAGTGGTTCAAGGGCTCGGCGTTGCGGCCTTACCTGGCGCGGTTGGATGAGCAGGAGCAGGCGAGTTTCCTGCAGCTTTACTTGCAGGCCATGCAGCGTGACTACCCGCCGGCCAGCGATGGCAGGGTGTTGTTGCCGTTCCCGCGGTTATTCGTGGTGGCGACGCGCTAG